The Colias croceus chromosome 11, ilColCroc2.1 genome has a segment encoding these proteins:
- the LOC123695509 gene encoding suppressor of cytokine signaling 2-like isoform X1, with translation MCLIERRELKIRPLNMTIARRLPSQNACVEVGVPLNSWSTGVACCPNCRHELRVSLSCAKAQTTPLTPPFTIQPTYLPHSPLCTVPSSPLIPSPYNDELRRLADTLKALRLSGWYYGNLDWQGARNLLKEASVGAFVIRDSGDRNFIFSLSVQTERGPTSVRLHYEQGFFRLDCDRPLARFMPRFRCVVELVQHYTSVGARGSAGTVWVDREGCAHSPVLLKTPLRQSPPSLLHSARLAVHKALDSNPLTPKLWCAPKHRLLPLPSTLIEYLGEYPYSI, from the exons ATGTGTTTGATTGAAAGGCGGGAATTAAAAATCCGCCCTTTAAACATGACAATAGCAAGAAGGTTACCTTCACAAA ATGCGTGCGTCGAAGTTGGGGTGCCACTTAACAGTTGGTCGACCGGCGTAGCTTGTTGCCCAAACTGCAGGCATGAGCTCCGTGTCTCACTGTCGTGTGCGAAGGCTCAGACGACCCCTCTCACGCCACCCTTCACCATACAGCCCACGTACTTGCCGCATTCACCACTCTGCACCGTGCCGTCGTCCCCCTTAATACCGTCACCATACAATGATGAACTACGGCGGTTAGCAGATACACTCAAAGCACTGCGGCTGTCCGGGTGGTACTATGGAAACTTAGATTGGcag GGTGcaagaaatttattaaaagaagCAAGTGTTGGTGCATTCGTGATTCGGGATTCTGGCGATAGAAATTTCATATTCTCTTTGTCTGTGCAAACGGAACGAGGGCCTACATCTGTTAGGCTGCATTATGAACAAGGGTTTTTTAG GTTAGACTGCGACAGGCCGCTAGCGAGGTTCATGCCCAGGTTCAGGTGTGTGGTGGAGCTAGTGCAACACTACACAAGCGTTGGTGCCCGTGGTTCCGCTGGCACCGTGTGGGTGGACCGAGAAGGCTGTGCCCACTCGCCAGTTCTCCTCAAGACTCCACTGAGACAATCTCCACCAAGCCTTCTCCACTCCGCTCGACTAGCTGTCCACAAAGCGCTGGACTCCAACCCCCTCACGCCTAAACTCTGGTGCGCCCCCAAGCACAGGCTGCTCCCGCTACCCTCGACCCTCATAGAGTACCTCGGGGAATATCCATACTCAATCTAA
- the LOC123695306 gene encoding LOW QUALITY PROTEIN: uncharacterized protein LOC123695306 (The sequence of the model RefSeq protein was modified relative to this genomic sequence to represent the inferred CDS: substituted 1 base at 1 genomic stop codon) has translation MSTNGNGGTYAPLKQLVSDSDSEDDQKLQNAVHIKASDSCNNVDYNSGLQSSKNYSMSDMDDYNTNLNTMESTMDNVSFLQSDVSNKMSFPRRCAFVASIFLCLFTVVIFLWGIPCSDVGSCANKEWQDKSTSWEVPYDEIELSGAVQVVDGAIPNTKNLIFIYRGNHMKNNQNNNDNVNGVLLIVGNTGKVGWYTRETRIPTEINCNILDVNNDKQNDCIVSGTEGLLAALNPLSGTYYWYIHKQGKVFSNIAAIDFPMVVEDMDKDKVNDLLTVATVYPNTNHNSILIISGATGNIIGDPMIIDNCLSVKLLNETANITYLCKNGTSVAVRQIYPELYKKLLKFDRTTNDTSSVSSTSKRVNLSLKNNIGNTKQVYTNGAGKLRVENYGECPTSCKVSLKLILERNGTTNVSWEYTANHVYAMRPSLFAFPNSIQGFVLKLXQWNSAHLAKGALKIDEIRYNVQNSSPKNTYDKFYYRPSINIASISSFIKYDNFVAHDISERIVLVAFDKLQTYIHVNVSQTDILQICVRGQINSNTPLPTCQPDLEFQERSLTIADLDGDQSHELISYYSTFVAPENYGAKKSDPYDNWHLSSTVRVIRLETELPKLFVAES, from the coding sequence ATGTCCACGAATGGAAATGGTGGTACGTATGCACCGCTAAAGCAGCTTGTATCAGATTCCGACTCCGAAGACGATCAGAAATTGCAAAATGCAGTTCATATCAAAGCCTCCGATAGTTGCAATAATGTGGATTACAATAGCGGTCTTCAATCTTCAAAAAATTACAGTATGAGCGATATGGACGATTACAATACCAATCTGAATACCATGGAGAGCACTATGGATAACGTAAGCTTCTTACAATCAGATGTCTCCAACAAAATGTCATTCCCGCGCCGATGCGCCTTTGTCGCTTCGATTTTTCTTTGCCTTTTCActgttgttatatttttatggggAATACCATGCTCCGATGTAGGCAGCTGTGCAAACAAAGAATGGCAAGATAAAAGTACTAGCTGGGAGGTACCTTACGATGAAATCGAGTTATCCGGTGCCGTTCAAGTAGTTGATGGTGCAATACCTAATACAAAAaacctaatatttatttaccgaGGCAatcatatgaaaaataatcaaaataacaaCGACAATGTAAATGGAGTTTTGTTAATAGTAGGCAACACTGGAAAAGTGGGTTGGTATACTCGTGAGACTAGGATTCCTacagaaataaattgtaacatACTTGATGTTAATAATGATAAGCAGAATGATTGTATAGTCTCAGGTACAGAAGGTTTGCTTGCGGCCTTGAATCCATTATCCGGAACATATTATTGGTACATTCATAAACAAGGAAAAGTATTTAGTAACATAGCAGCAATTGATTTCCCCATGGTTGTTGAAGATATGGATAAGGATAAAGTGAATGATCTCCTTACAGTTGCTACAGTTTATCCAAATACAAATCATAATTCAATCCTCATAATTTCTGGTGCAACAGGAAATATTATAGGAGATCCAATGATCATTGATAATTGTCTCTCCGTCAAACTGCTGAATGAAACGGCTAACATAACTTATCTATGCAAAAATGGCACATCAGTGGCTGTTCGACAGATATATCCAGAACTAtataaaaagcttttaaagtTTGATCGTACCACAAATGACACTTCTTCTGTATCCTCAACATCTAAAAGAGTTAATTTAAgcttgaaaaataatattggaaACACCAAGCAAGTGTATACAAATGGTGCTGGTAAATTAAGAGTAGAAAACTATGGTGAATGTCCAACTTCATGTAAAGTTAGTCTGAAGTTGATTCTCGAACGCAATGGAACAACGAATGTGAGCTGGGAGTATACAGCCAATCATGTCTATGCAATGAGGCCTAGCTTGTTTGCTTTCCCAAACTCAATACAAGgctttgtattaaaattatgacaGTGGAACAGTGCACACCTAGCAAAGGGTGCACTTAAAATCGACGAAATAAGATACAACGTGCAGAATTCAAGCCCGAAAAATACATAcgacaaattttattatcgcCCCTCTATCAATATTGCATCCATATCGTCATTCATTAAATACGACAATTTTGTAGCTCACGATATTTCCGAGAGAATTGTTTTAGTTGCATTTGATAAATTGCAAACATATATTCATGTGAATGTCAGTCAAACGGATATACTTCAGATATGTGTGCGTGGGCAGATCAATTCTAATACCCCATTGCCCACATGCCAACCTGATTTAGAATTCCAAGAAAGGTCCCTCACCATTGCCGATTTAGATGGCGACCAATCTCACgaattaatatcatattacAGTACATTTGTTGCTCCAGAGAATTATGGGGCAAAGAAATCAGATCCATATGATAATTGGCACTTATCTTCCACCGTAAGAGTGATTCGTCTTGAAACAGAGTTGCCGAAACTTTTTGTTGCtgaaagttaa
- the LOC123695509 gene encoding suppressor of cytokine signaling 2-like isoform X2, protein MVVKLPDACVEVGVPLNSWSTGVACCPNCRHELRVSLSCAKAQTTPLTPPFTIQPTYLPHSPLCTVPSSPLIPSPYNDELRRLADTLKALRLSGWYYGNLDWQGARNLLKEASVGAFVIRDSGDRNFIFSLSVQTERGPTSVRLHYEQGFFRLDCDRPLARFMPRFRCVVELVQHYTSVGARGSAGTVWVDREGCAHSPVLLKTPLRQSPPSLLHSARLAVHKALDSNPLTPKLWCAPKHRLLPLPSTLIEYLGEYPYSI, encoded by the exons ATGGTGGTTAAACTACCAG ATGCGTGCGTCGAAGTTGGGGTGCCACTTAACAGTTGGTCGACCGGCGTAGCTTGTTGCCCAAACTGCAGGCATGAGCTCCGTGTCTCACTGTCGTGTGCGAAGGCTCAGACGACCCCTCTCACGCCACCCTTCACCATACAGCCCACGTACTTGCCGCATTCACCACTCTGCACCGTGCCGTCGTCCCCCTTAATACCGTCACCATACAATGATGAACTACGGCGGTTAGCAGATACACTCAAAGCACTGCGGCTGTCCGGGTGGTACTATGGAAACTTAGATTGGcag GGTGcaagaaatttattaaaagaagCAAGTGTTGGTGCATTCGTGATTCGGGATTCTGGCGATAGAAATTTCATATTCTCTTTGTCTGTGCAAACGGAACGAGGGCCTACATCTGTTAGGCTGCATTATGAACAAGGGTTTTTTAG GTTAGACTGCGACAGGCCGCTAGCGAGGTTCATGCCCAGGTTCAGGTGTGTGGTGGAGCTAGTGCAACACTACACAAGCGTTGGTGCCCGTGGTTCCGCTGGCACCGTGTGGGTGGACCGAGAAGGCTGTGCCCACTCGCCAGTTCTCCTCAAGACTCCACTGAGACAATCTCCACCAAGCCTTCTCCACTCCGCTCGACTAGCTGTCCACAAAGCGCTGGACTCCAACCCCCTCACGCCTAAACTCTGGTGCGCCCCCAAGCACAGGCTGCTCCCGCTACCCTCGACCCTCATAGAGTACCTCGGGGAATATCCATACTCAATCTAA